GTCTGTAACAAGGGCGCTATTCTGAGATTTGACAGTTGTTTTGGCATTGTCACAACCCAAAATTAGAAGTGCAGAATACAAAATAGTTAAATAACGAAATGACGGATGCTGATAGTTCATTGTATTAACTAAGTAGCTTAACTATTTCTACGTGTTTTAACTTCTTTGCTATTTTAATTGGTTTTTCGCCATAGTAAATGTCGTCACCGCAATCATAAGTCTCGGGTTTGTTTTTATCAGCCCCTAATCTCAAAAGGTATTTTACCATTGAAACATTGTTCATTTTTACCGCTATTATCAGTGAGGTTTCACCCTCACAATTGTTAGCGTTTATCTCCTCCTTGTTTAGTCTTAGGACATTCAAAACTTCGTAATCTGATCGTCTTGTAGCTGTTTCAAGTACCTTTAATTTACCATCTATTGAGCCTAGTTCCTGGTTGGCGCCTTTAAGTAATAAGAGCCTGGCGCAATCATAATTATTATTCGCCCCAGCTTTACTAAAGGCTTCGGTGTTCTTAATGTCACCGCCTTTGCTAATCAAATACTCCAGAATCTTTAACTCACCTCGCTCTGCCGCTTCTATAA
Above is a window of Solitalea lacus DNA encoding:
- a CDS encoding ankyrin repeat domain-containing protein → MNKIKLVLSFLLIIIGHLAIAQKSSVPSEKAIEEFYDAIFADNNEKVKQLLVNKYFPASYEPRSKTSPLRAAIWQKNITVIKWLVEGGANINSKEQSAVIEAAERGELKILEYLISKGGDIKNTEAFSKAGANNNYDCARLLLLKGANQELGSIDGKLKVLETATRRSDYEVLNVLRLNKEEINANNCEGETSLIIAVKMNNVSMVKYLLRLGADKNKPETYDCGDDIYYGEKPIKIAKKLKHVEIVKLLS